The Rhodocytophaga rosea genome has a segment encoding these proteins:
- a CDS encoding NAD(P)/FAD-dependent oxidoreductase: MQTYDVIIAGGGPAGLSAALVLGRCLRKVLVCDAGTPRNARTEASWGFFTRDNTPPMELLRIGREQLEPYGVDFKFCEITKASQKDGLFQVETKDGEQYLARKILIATGVRDYLPEIKDIDLYYGKSVHHCPYCDGWQKRNQPLVAYGKGRVAIGLALSLKTWSPKVTLCTDGKNRLIPEDIVRLQANGIAVHTEKISKLSGTDSQLELIHFKDGSYIECRGLFFVLGFVQQSDLAQQLGCRYSDKGMIRTDRLQQTTVPGVYAAGDADKDMQQVVIAAAEGSKAAININKRLQEEDRK; encoded by the coding sequence ATGCAAACCTATGATGTGATTATTGCCGGTGGCGGACCTGCCGGATTGAGTGCTGCATTAGTATTGGGGCGCTGCCTGCGAAAAGTATTGGTATGTGATGCCGGAACACCAAGAAATGCCAGAACAGAGGCTTCCTGGGGATTTTTTACCAGAGATAATACTCCTCCTATGGAGTTGTTACGCATCGGGCGTGAACAACTCGAACCCTATGGCGTAGATTTTAAATTTTGTGAAATAACCAAAGCGTCTCAAAAGGATGGTTTATTCCAAGTAGAAACAAAAGATGGCGAACAATATCTGGCCAGAAAAATTCTGATTGCTACTGGTGTACGGGATTATTTACCTGAAATTAAAGATATAGACTTGTATTACGGCAAAAGTGTACATCATTGCCCATATTGTGATGGCTGGCAAAAACGGAATCAGCCTCTGGTGGCGTATGGAAAAGGCCGGGTTGCTATAGGACTGGCGTTATCCCTAAAAACCTGGAGCCCGAAGGTTACCCTGTGTACAGATGGAAAAAACCGGCTTATCCCGGAAGATATAGTTCGGCTACAGGCTAATGGGATAGCTGTTCATACTGAAAAGATCTCCAAACTATCTGGCACAGATTCACAACTGGAATTGATCCATTTCAAAGACGGAAGTTATATAGAATGCCGGGGTTTGTTTTTTGTGCTGGGTTTTGTTCAGCAATCTGATCTTGCACAGCAGCTGGGCTGCAGGTATTCAGATAAGGGAATGATCCGGACAGATAGATTACAACAGACGACTGTGCCAGGTGTATATGCTGCCGGAGATGCCGATAAGGATATGCAACAAGTAGTGATCGCAGCCGCTGAAGGGAGTAAAGCCGCTATTAATATTAATAAAAGATTGCAGGAAGAAGATAGAAAGTAG
- a CDS encoding YfhO family protein produces MKKVVLNTIAYAVAAGIMFTACKKEDEAPVQPTEKAVEDNSMSMAESDEVLAIAEEEMNSNYSNMRIDATQETHENSHGATITFTPKGSNATGSILIDFGTTGIKSDVDGKTRKGKILITFTGKYRTPGTTQTITFDNYQVNGNKVEGTQILTHAVENNTYKTNVKITGGKISYTDNTTITWNSEHVRTWNLNGTLLNFEDDEFTVSGTSSGKARDGKNFSSVIAVGTPLLWKFSCLSESRFVAVSGIVKVMPEGGQEWTADYGNGSCDREVVVKSGNFTATITLEK; encoded by the coding sequence ATGAAAAAAGTAGTTTTGAATACCATCGCATATGCTGTAGCAGCCGGTATTATGTTCACCGCCTGTAAAAAGGAAGACGAAGCCCCGGTGCAGCCCACAGAAAAAGCGGTAGAAGATAATAGCATGAGCATGGCTGAATCCGATGAGGTGCTGGCTATTGCTGAAGAAGAAATGAACAGCAATTACAGCAACATGCGGATAGATGCTACCCAGGAAACGCATGAGAATTCACACGGAGCTACAATCACTTTCACGCCCAAAGGCAGTAATGCTACCGGTAGCATATTAATAGACTTTGGAACCACAGGCATTAAGTCGGATGTAGATGGCAAAACCCGCAAAGGAAAGATTCTGATCACCTTTACCGGCAAATACAGAACTCCTGGCACTACTCAAACTATTACATTTGATAATTATCAGGTAAATGGAAATAAAGTGGAAGGCACCCAGATACTTACACATGCTGTAGAAAATAATACCTATAAAACCAATGTAAAAATAACTGGTGGCAAAATTAGTTATACAGATAATACTACCATAACATGGAACAGTGAACATGTAAGAACCTGGAATCTGAATGGCACATTGCTCAACTTTGAAGATGATGAATTTACGGTAAGTGGTACATCAAGTGGTAAAGCCCGGGATGGCAAGAATTTTTCTTCAGTAATAGCAGTAGGGACCCCCTTATTATGGAAGTTTTCCTGCTTGAGTGAAAGCAGATTTGTAGCGGTAAGCGGTATTGTAAAAGTAATGCCAGAAGGCGGACAGGAATGGACAGCTGATTACGGCAATGGTTCCTGCGACCGGGAGGTTGTAGTAAAATCGGGTAACTTCACTGCTACCATTACTTTAGAAAAATAA
- a CDS encoding 3-deoxy-D-manno-octulosonic acid transferase, which produces MSRLLYSVALQIYGLLIHLVALWNPKAKQWINGRKHIFERITNAFQGNTLPVAWFHAASLGEFEQARPVIEQFRKEFPDYKILLTFFSPSGYEVRKNYPGADYIFYMPLDTTSHARTFIKLVQPAIVFFAKYEFWYHYLNELKRANIPVISFSAIFRKEQVFFKSYGGFFRSILRNFEHIFVQNQMSAALLQSISIQQTSVAGDTRFDRVQTIASQKKDLPLIASFKQDKKLVVIGSSWPQDMHVLLPFLNSFIQPLKVIIAPHEIHEAEIVRLQEQIRKKSVRFSQAQKDDIASSDVLIIDNIGMLSSLYQYGEFAYIGGAFGKGLHNILEAATFGMPIFFGPHYHRFQEAVDLIASGGAVSVNNSEEFGKHFTNLYEHEEERLQKAEVSRQYVASRTGATQKIMAYTHQLLSGKSA; this is translated from the coding sequence ATGAGCCGTTTGTTGTACTCAGTTGCTTTACAAATATATGGTTTACTTATCCACCTGGTAGCCCTATGGAATCCCAAAGCGAAACAGTGGATAAATGGCAGAAAACATATTTTTGAACGGATTACCAACGCTTTTCAGGGAAATACATTGCCTGTCGCCTGGTTTCATGCCGCTTCTTTAGGCGAGTTTGAACAAGCCCGGCCGGTTATTGAACAGTTCCGGAAAGAATTTCCAGACTATAAAATTCTGCTTACTTTCTTTTCTCCATCCGGCTATGAGGTACGGAAAAATTACCCGGGTGCTGATTACATATTTTACATGCCTCTGGATACTACTTCCCATGCACGCACTTTTATCAAATTGGTACAACCTGCAATTGTGTTTTTCGCCAAGTATGAGTTCTGGTACCATTACCTGAATGAGCTAAAAAGAGCCAATATTCCGGTAATTTCATTTTCAGCTATTTTCCGCAAAGAGCAGGTGTTTTTTAAATCGTATGGCGGTTTTTTCCGGTCTATTCTCCGGAATTTTGAGCATATTTTTGTACAGAACCAGATGTCTGCGGCACTTCTGCAAAGCATTAGCATCCAACAAACTTCTGTGGCTGGCGACACCAGATTTGACCGGGTACAAACCATTGCCAGCCAGAAAAAGGATTTACCTCTGATAGCTTCTTTCAAGCAAGACAAAAAACTAGTAGTAATAGGTAGCAGCTGGCCACAAGATATGCATGTATTGCTGCCGTTTCTGAACAGTTTTATACAGCCGCTTAAAGTGATTATTGCTCCACACGAAATTCATGAAGCAGAGATCGTCCGCCTGCAAGAACAAATCCGGAAAAAATCAGTGCGTTTCTCTCAGGCTCAGAAGGATGATATAGCATCGTCTGATGTGCTTATCATTGATAATATTGGTATGTTATCTTCCTTATACCAATATGGTGAATTTGCGTATATCGGAGGTGCGTTTGGCAAAGGATTACATAATATTCTGGAAGCGGCTACTTTTGGAATGCCCATATTCTTCGGCCCCCACTACCATAGATTCCAGGAAGCCGTAGATTTGATTGCATCCGGAGGGGCTGTTTCTGTAAACAACTCAGAAGAATTTGGCAAACATTTCACAAACTTATATGAACACGAAGAAGAAAGGCTCCAAAAAGCAGAAGTTTCCAGGCAATACGTAGCCAGCCGCACCGGGGCTACTCAAAAAATTATGGCTTACACCCACCAGCTACTTTCCGGGAAAAGTGCTTAA
- the treZ gene encoding malto-oligosyltrehalose trehalohydrolase encodes MMKHGANYLGNRRCSFTLWAPLAEKVELHLISPEERLMAMEKKEHGYFSVETDNISPGTQYFYRLNGEKDRPDPASHFQPEGLHKASQVIDHTTYQWKDNTWQGIELKDMIIYELHVGTFTPEGTFQALISRLDDLVDLGINAIEIMPISQFPGNRNWGYDGVHPYSVQNSYGTPDDLRQLVDECHARGIAVILDMVYNHLGPEGNYVTEMGPYFIDKYHTPWGAALNFDEYYCDPVRDFFAESAVFFLDNYHIDGLRLDAIHAVFDMGAVHFWQYVTEKIEQLSLLKGKRFFTIAESDLNDTKVIKPREIGGWGFDSQWMDDFHHSLHALLTKEKTGYYSDFGRLEHLAKAIQKGYVYNGDYSEYRKRKYGNDSSSHSGEDFVVCIQNHDQVGNRMLGDRITSLLSVEALKLAAATMLLSPYIPMLFMGEEYAEDAPFTYFVSHTDSWLVEAVRNGRKAEFSAFAWLGEAPDPQAEETFQSSKLQWHKRTEGKQQLIYRWYKQLIALRKERTALHHPDKNNVQVSIAAQHILVLQRWHESDDLLCLLNFADTPTEFRLEGNDSIWQQILDSTDTKFGGTGSDLPYVLQSNTRLQLSPYSVTVYERRSSES; translated from the coding sequence ATGATGAAGCATGGGGCAAACTACCTCGGCAACAGACGTTGCTCATTTACTTTATGGGCGCCTCTGGCCGAAAAAGTCGAATTGCATCTTATATCTCCGGAAGAACGATTGATGGCCATGGAAAAAAAAGAACACGGGTATTTTTCTGTTGAAACAGACAATATATCTCCTGGTACGCAATATTTTTACCGGCTTAATGGCGAAAAAGACCGCCCGGACCCAGCTTCGCATTTTCAACCGGAAGGTTTACACAAAGCTTCCCAGGTGATCGATCATACTACCTATCAGTGGAAGGATAATACCTGGCAAGGTATTGAGCTGAAAGATATGATTATCTATGAACTCCATGTAGGCACATTTACTCCGGAAGGTACCTTTCAGGCTTTGATTAGCCGGTTGGATGATTTAGTGGATCTTGGAATTAATGCCATTGAAATTATGCCCATTTCCCAGTTCCCTGGTAACCGCAACTGGGGCTATGATGGTGTTCATCCCTATTCCGTTCAAAATTCCTATGGCACTCCCGATGACCTTCGGCAACTGGTAGATGAATGTCATGCCAGGGGAATTGCCGTAATTCTGGATATGGTATACAACCACCTGGGTCCGGAAGGAAATTATGTAACGGAAATGGGACCTTACTTTATTGATAAGTACCATACCCCCTGGGGAGCTGCTCTAAACTTTGATGAATATTACTGCGATCCGGTGCGGGATTTTTTTGCAGAAAGTGCGGTATTTTTCTTAGATAATTACCATATAGACGGACTCCGGCTGGATGCCATTCATGCTGTATTTGATATGGGCGCTGTTCACTTCTGGCAGTATGTGACCGAAAAAATAGAGCAACTCTCTTTGCTCAAAGGCAAACGCTTTTTCACCATTGCCGAAAGTGACCTGAATGATACCAAAGTAATAAAGCCTCGTGAGATAGGCGGCTGGGGATTCGACAGCCAGTGGATGGATGATTTTCACCATTCCTTGCATGCTTTACTTACTAAGGAAAAAACAGGATATTATTCCGATTTTGGCAGGCTGGAACACCTGGCAAAAGCCATACAGAAAGGATATGTGTATAATGGAGATTATTCTGAATATCGCAAAAGGAAATATGGCAATGATTCTTCCAGCCACTCAGGCGAAGATTTTGTGGTATGTATCCAGAACCATGACCAGGTAGGCAACCGCATGCTGGGCGACCGGATCACCAGTCTACTTTCTGTTGAAGCACTTAAACTGGCAGCCGCTACGATGCTGCTTTCTCCTTACATTCCAATGCTGTTTATGGGTGAAGAGTATGCCGAGGATGCGCCGTTTACTTATTTTGTAAGTCATACCGACTCCTGGCTGGTAGAAGCGGTACGCAACGGCCGCAAAGCGGAATTTTCTGCATTTGCCTGGCTAGGTGAAGCGCCTGACCCCCAGGCAGAAGAAACATTCCAATCTTCTAAACTACAATGGCACAAACGCACGGAAGGAAAACAACAGCTTATATATCGCTGGTACAAACAATTGATTGCCTTACGCAAAGAACGGACTGCTTTGCACCATCCGGATAAAAATAATGTACAAGTAAGTATAGCCGCCCAGCATATTCTGGTATTACAGCGCTGGCATGAATCTGATGATTTGTTATGCCTGCTCAACTTTGCTGATACACCAACAGAATTCCGCCTAGAAGGAAATGACAGCATCTGGCAGCAGATCCTGGATTCTACAGATACTAAATTTGGCGGCACAGGTTCAGATTTACCATATGTATTACAGTCGAATACCAGGTTGCAACTAAGTCCGTACAGTGTTACAGTGTACGAAAGGCGAAGCTCGGAAAGCTAG